A region of Alosa alosa isolate M-15738 ecotype Scorff River chromosome 17, AALO_Geno_1.1, whole genome shotgun sequence DNA encodes the following proteins:
- the tnnt2e gene encoding troponin T2e, cardiac isoform X12 — MSDTEEVVEVEEAEEEVQEEAPPPEVEVSPPAEEEPAPEVEEPLPEVEEPPPAVEEAPPEVEEEEAPAEEAEQVEDVGKTKPKGFMPNIAPPKIPEGDHKVDFDDLHRKRQEKDLTELQALIEAHFVQRKKDEEELLALVSRIEKRRAERSEQQRIRAEKEKERQARLADEKERREMEEQRKKQDEDAKKKKALTNLTSQHGGLQQKQTEGRKGAKKQTEREKKKKILADRRKPLNIEHLDESKLKEKATEMWQWMMELEAEKFDLQEKLKRQKYDMNLLQTRINEQQKFAKGRGKSKMAGRLR; from the exons ATGTCGGACACAGAGgaagtggtggaggtggaggaagcagaggaggaggtgca GGAAGAAG CACCACCGCCTGAAGTGGAAG TGTCGCCCCCTGCTGAAGAAG AGCCCGCTCCTGAAGTAGAAG AACCACTTCCTGAAGTAGAAG AGCCGCCTCCAGCTGTAGAAG AAGCACCTCCTGAAGTTGAAG AGGAGGAAG CCCCTGCTGAGGAAGCTG AACaagttgaag ATGTGGGGAAAACAAAACCAAA GGGATTTATGCCAAACATTGCACCTCCTAAGATTCCTGAGGGAGACCACAAAGTGGATTTTGAT GATCTCCACAGAAAGCGTCAGGAGAAGGACTTGACTGAGCTTCAGGCTCTGATTGAGGCCCATTTCGTCCAGAGGaagaaggatgaggaggagcTTCTCGCCCTCGTCAGCAGAATT gagaaacGTCGCGCAGAGAGGTCAGAGCAGCAAAGGATCCGTGcagaaaaggagaaggagaggcagGCTCGTCTCGCT gatgagaaggagaggagggagatggaggagcaGCGCAAGAAGCAAGATGAGGATGCCAAGAAGAAGAAGGCCCTCACCAACCTCACCTCACAGCACGGAGGCCTGCAGCAGAAG CAAACTGAGGGTCGCAAAGGGGCTAAGaagcagacagagagggagaagaagaagaagatccTGGCTGACAGAAGGAAGCCTCTCAACATCGAACACCTGGACGAAAGCAAACTCAA AGAGAAGGCCACGGAGATGTGGCAGTGGATGATGGAGCTGGAGGCTGAGAAGTTCGACCTCCAGGAAAAACTGAAGCGACAGAAATATGAC ATGAATTTACTGCAGACCCGTATCAATGAACAACAGAAGTT TGCAAAAGGTCGCGGAAAGAGCAAGATGGCTGGGCGCCTGAGGTGA
- the tnnt2e gene encoding troponin T2e, cardiac isoform X8 → MSDTEEVVEVEEAEEEVQEEAPPPEVEVSPPAEEEPAPEVEEPLPEVEEPPPAVEEAPPEVEEPPPAVEEEEAPAEEAEQVEDVGKTKPKGFMPNIAPPKIPEGDHKVDFDDLHRKRQEKDLTELQALIEAHFVQRKKDEEELLALVSRIEKRRAERSEQQRIRAEKEKERQARLADEKERREMEEQRKKQDEDAKKKKALTNLTSQHGGLQQKQTEGRKGAKKQTEREKKKKILADRRKPLNIEHLDESKLKEKATEMWQWMMELEAEKFDLQEKLKRQKYDMNLLQTRINEQQKFAKGRGKSKMAGRLR, encoded by the exons ATGTCGGACACAGAGgaagtggtggaggtggaggaagcagaggaggaggtgca GGAAGAAG CACCACCGCCTGAAGTGGAAG TGTCGCCCCCTGCTGAAGAAG AGCCCGCTCCTGAAGTAGAAG AACCACTTCCTGAAGTAGAAG AGCCGCCTCCAGCTGTAGAAG AAGCACCTCCTGAAGTTGAAG AACCTCCTCCTGCAGTTGAAG AGGAGGAAG CCCCTGCTGAGGAAGCTG AACaagttgaag ATGTGGGGAAAACAAAACCAAA GGGATTTATGCCAAACATTGCACCTCCTAAGATTCCTGAGGGAGACCACAAAGTGGATTTTGAT GATCTCCACAGAAAGCGTCAGGAGAAGGACTTGACTGAGCTTCAGGCTCTGATTGAGGCCCATTTCGTCCAGAGGaagaaggatgaggaggagcTTCTCGCCCTCGTCAGCAGAATT gagaaacGTCGCGCAGAGAGGTCAGAGCAGCAAAGGATCCGTGcagaaaaggagaaggagaggcagGCTCGTCTCGCT gatgagaaggagaggagggagatggaggagcaGCGCAAGAAGCAAGATGAGGATGCCAAGAAGAAGAAGGCCCTCACCAACCTCACCTCACAGCACGGAGGCCTGCAGCAGAAG CAAACTGAGGGTCGCAAAGGGGCTAAGaagcagacagagagggagaagaagaagaagatccTGGCTGACAGAAGGAAGCCTCTCAACATCGAACACCTGGACGAAAGCAAACTCAA AGAGAAGGCCACGGAGATGTGGCAGTGGATGATGGAGCTGGAGGCTGAGAAGTTCGACCTCCAGGAAAAACTGAAGCGACAGAAATATGAC ATGAATTTACTGCAGACCCGTATCAATGAACAACAGAAGTT TGCAAAAGGTCGCGGAAAGAGCAAGATGGCTGGGCGCCTGAGGTGA
- the tnnt2e gene encoding troponin T2e, cardiac isoform X6, which yields MSDTEEVVEVEEAEEEVQEEAPPPEVEVSPPAEEEPAPEVEEPLPEVEEPPPAVEEAPPEVEEPPPAVEEPPPAEEAPAEEAEQVEDVGKTKPKGFMPNIAPPKIPEGDHKVDFDDLHRKRQEKDLTELQALIEAHFVQRKKDEEELLALVSRIEKRRAERSEQQRIRAEKEKERQARLADEKERREMEEQRKKQDEDAKKKKALTNLTSQHGGLQQKQTEGRKGAKKQTEREKKKKILADRRKPLNIEHLDESKLKEKATEMWQWMMELEAEKFDLQEKLKRQKYDMNLLQTRINEQQKFAKGRGKSKMAGRLR from the exons ATGTCGGACACAGAGgaagtggtggaggtggaggaagcagaggaggaggtgca GGAAGAAG CACCACCGCCTGAAGTGGAAG TGTCGCCCCCTGCTGAAGAAG AGCCCGCTCCTGAAGTAGAAG AACCACTTCCTGAAGTAGAAG AGCCGCCTCCAGCTGTAGAAG AAGCACCTCCTGAAGTTGAAG AACCTCCTCCTGCAGTTGAAG AGCCACCTCCAGCAGAGGAAG CCCCTGCTGAGGAAGCTG AACaagttgaag ATGTGGGGAAAACAAAACCAAA GGGATTTATGCCAAACATTGCACCTCCTAAGATTCCTGAGGGAGACCACAAAGTGGATTTTGAT GATCTCCACAGAAAGCGTCAGGAGAAGGACTTGACTGAGCTTCAGGCTCTGATTGAGGCCCATTTCGTCCAGAGGaagaaggatgaggaggagcTTCTCGCCCTCGTCAGCAGAATT gagaaacGTCGCGCAGAGAGGTCAGAGCAGCAAAGGATCCGTGcagaaaaggagaaggagaggcagGCTCGTCTCGCT gatgagaaggagaggagggagatggaggagcaGCGCAAGAAGCAAGATGAGGATGCCAAGAAGAAGAAGGCCCTCACCAACCTCACCTCACAGCACGGAGGCCTGCAGCAGAAG CAAACTGAGGGTCGCAAAGGGGCTAAGaagcagacagagagggagaagaagaagaagatccTGGCTGACAGAAGGAAGCCTCTCAACATCGAACACCTGGACGAAAGCAAACTCAA AGAGAAGGCCACGGAGATGTGGCAGTGGATGATGGAGCTGGAGGCTGAGAAGTTCGACCTCCAGGAAAAACTGAAGCGACAGAAATATGAC ATGAATTTACTGCAGACCCGTATCAATGAACAACAGAAGTT TGCAAAAGGTCGCGGAAAGAGCAAGATGGCTGGGCGCCTGAGGTGA
- the tnnt2e gene encoding troponin T2e, cardiac isoform X1: MSDTEEVVEVEEAEEEVQEEAPPPEVEVSPPAEEEPAPEVEEPLPEVEEPPPAVEPPPAVEEAPPEVEEPPPAVEEPPPAEEEEEAPAEEAEQVEDVGKTKPKGFMPNIAPPKIPEGDHKVDFDDLHRKRQEKDLTELQALIEAHFVQRKKDEEELLALVSRIEKRRAERSEQQRIRAEKEKERQARLADEKERREMEEQRKKQDEDAKKKKALTNLTSQHGGLQQKQTEGRKGAKKQTEREKKKKILADRRKPLNIEHLDESKLKEKATEMWQWMMELEAEKFDLQEKLKRQKYDMNLLQTRINEQQKFAKGRGKSKMAGRLR; the protein is encoded by the exons ATGTCGGACACAGAGgaagtggtggaggtggaggaagcagaggaggaggtgca GGAAGAAG CACCACCGCCTGAAGTGGAAG TGTCGCCCCCTGCTGAAGAAG AGCCCGCTCCTGAAGTAGAAG AACCACTTCCTGAAGTAGAAG AACCTCCTCCTGCTGTAG AGCCGCCTCCAGCTGTAGAAG AAGCACCTCCTGAAGTTGAAG AACCTCCTCCTGCAGTTGAAG AGCCACCTCCAGCAGAGGAAG AGGAGGAAG CCCCTGCTGAGGAAGCTG AACaagttgaag ATGTGGGGAAAACAAAACCAAA GGGATTTATGCCAAACATTGCACCTCCTAAGATTCCTGAGGGAGACCACAAAGTGGATTTTGAT GATCTCCACAGAAAGCGTCAGGAGAAGGACTTGACTGAGCTTCAGGCTCTGATTGAGGCCCATTTCGTCCAGAGGaagaaggatgaggaggagcTTCTCGCCCTCGTCAGCAGAATT gagaaacGTCGCGCAGAGAGGTCAGAGCAGCAAAGGATCCGTGcagaaaaggagaaggagaggcagGCTCGTCTCGCT gatgagaaggagaggagggagatggaggagcaGCGCAAGAAGCAAGATGAGGATGCCAAGAAGAAGAAGGCCCTCACCAACCTCACCTCACAGCACGGAGGCCTGCAGCAGAAG CAAACTGAGGGTCGCAAAGGGGCTAAGaagcagacagagagggagaagaagaagaagatccTGGCTGACAGAAGGAAGCCTCTCAACATCGAACACCTGGACGAAAGCAAACTCAA AGAGAAGGCCACGGAGATGTGGCAGTGGATGATGGAGCTGGAGGCTGAGAAGTTCGACCTCCAGGAAAAACTGAAGCGACAGAAATATGAC ATGAATTTACTGCAGACCCGTATCAATGAACAACAGAAGTT TGCAAAAGGTCGCGGAAAGAGCAAGATGGCTGGGCGCCTGAGGTGA
- the tnnt2e gene encoding troponin T2e, cardiac isoform X2, with translation MSDTEEVVEVEEAEEEVQEEAPPPEVEVSPPAEEEPAPEVEEPLPEVEEPPPAVEPPPAVEEAPPEVEEPPPAVEEPPPAEEEEEAPAEEAEQVEDVGKTKPKGFMPNIAPPKIPEGDHKVDFDDLHRKRQEKDLTELQALIEAHFVQRKKDEEELLALVSRIEKRRAERSEQQRIRAEKEKERQARLADEKERREMEEQRKKQDEDAKKKKALTNLTSQHGGLQQKQTEGRKGAKKQTEREKKKKILADRRKPLNIEHLDESKLKEKATEMWQWMMELEAEKFDLQEKLKRQKYDITQLLARVQDHQSAKGRGKSKMAGRLR, from the exons ATGTCGGACACAGAGgaagtggtggaggtggaggaagcagaggaggaggtgca GGAAGAAG CACCACCGCCTGAAGTGGAAG TGTCGCCCCCTGCTGAAGAAG AGCCCGCTCCTGAAGTAGAAG AACCACTTCCTGAAGTAGAAG AACCTCCTCCTGCTGTAG AGCCGCCTCCAGCTGTAGAAG AAGCACCTCCTGAAGTTGAAG AACCTCCTCCTGCAGTTGAAG AGCCACCTCCAGCAGAGGAAG AGGAGGAAG CCCCTGCTGAGGAAGCTG AACaagttgaag ATGTGGGGAAAACAAAACCAAA GGGATTTATGCCAAACATTGCACCTCCTAAGATTCCTGAGGGAGACCACAAAGTGGATTTTGAT GATCTCCACAGAAAGCGTCAGGAGAAGGACTTGACTGAGCTTCAGGCTCTGATTGAGGCCCATTTCGTCCAGAGGaagaaggatgaggaggagcTTCTCGCCCTCGTCAGCAGAATT gagaaacGTCGCGCAGAGAGGTCAGAGCAGCAAAGGATCCGTGcagaaaaggagaaggagaggcagGCTCGTCTCGCT gatgagaaggagaggagggagatggaggagcaGCGCAAGAAGCAAGATGAGGATGCCAAGAAGAAGAAGGCCCTCACCAACCTCACCTCACAGCACGGAGGCCTGCAGCAGAAG CAAACTGAGGGTCGCAAAGGGGCTAAGaagcagacagagagggagaagaagaagaagatccTGGCTGACAGAAGGAAGCCTCTCAACATCGAACACCTGGACGAAAGCAAACTCAA AGAGAAGGCCACGGAGATGTGGCAGTGGATGATGGAGCTGGAGGCTGAGAAGTTCGACCTCCAGGAAAAACTGAAGCGACAGAAATATGAC ATCACTCAGCTTCTGGCCCGTGTTCAGGACCACCAGAG TGCAAAAGGTCGCGGAAAGAGCAAGATGGCTGGGCGCCTGAGGTGA
- the tnnt2e gene encoding troponin T2e, cardiac isoform X21 — MSDTEEVVEVEEAEEEVQEEAPPPEVEEPPPAVEEAPPEVEEEEAPAEEAEQVEDVGKTKPKGFMPNIAPPKIPEGDHKVDFDDLHRKRQEKDLTELQALIEAHFVQRKKDEEELLALVSRIEKRRAERSEQQRIRAEKEKERQARLADEKERREMEEQRKKQDEDAKKKKALTNLTSQHGGLQQKQTEGRKGAKKQTEREKKKKILADRRKPLNIEHLDESKLKEKATEMWQWMMELEAEKFDLQEKLKRQKYDMNLLQTRINEQQKFAKGRGKSKMAGRLR; from the exons ATGTCGGACACAGAGgaagtggtggaggtggaggaagcagaggaggaggtgca GGAAGAAG CACCACCGCCTGAAGTGGAAG AGCCGCCTCCAGCTGTAGAAG AAGCACCTCCTGAAGTTGAAG AGGAGGAAG CCCCTGCTGAGGAAGCTG AACaagttgaag ATGTGGGGAAAACAAAACCAAA GGGATTTATGCCAAACATTGCACCTCCTAAGATTCCTGAGGGAGACCACAAAGTGGATTTTGAT GATCTCCACAGAAAGCGTCAGGAGAAGGACTTGACTGAGCTTCAGGCTCTGATTGAGGCCCATTTCGTCCAGAGGaagaaggatgaggaggagcTTCTCGCCCTCGTCAGCAGAATT gagaaacGTCGCGCAGAGAGGTCAGAGCAGCAAAGGATCCGTGcagaaaaggagaaggagaggcagGCTCGTCTCGCT gatgagaaggagaggagggagatggaggagcaGCGCAAGAAGCAAGATGAGGATGCCAAGAAGAAGAAGGCCCTCACCAACCTCACCTCACAGCACGGAGGCCTGCAGCAGAAG CAAACTGAGGGTCGCAAAGGGGCTAAGaagcagacagagagggagaagaagaagaagatccTGGCTGACAGAAGGAAGCCTCTCAACATCGAACACCTGGACGAAAGCAAACTCAA AGAGAAGGCCACGGAGATGTGGCAGTGGATGATGGAGCTGGAGGCTGAGAAGTTCGACCTCCAGGAAAAACTGAAGCGACAGAAATATGAC ATGAATTTACTGCAGACCCGTATCAATGAACAACAGAAGTT TGCAAAAGGTCGCGGAAAGAGCAAGATGGCTGGGCGCCTGAGGTGA
- the tnnt2e gene encoding troponin T2e, cardiac isoform X20 gives MSDTEEVVEVEEAEEEVQEEAPPPEVEEPPPAVEEAPPEVEEPPPAVEEEEAPAEEAEQVEDVGKTKPKGFMPNIAPPKIPEGDHKVDFDDLHRKRQEKDLTELQALIEAHFVQRKKDEEELLALVSRIEKRRAERSEQQRIRAEKEKERQARLADEKERREMEEQRKKQDEDAKKKKALTNLTSQHGGLQQKQTEGRKGAKKQTEREKKKKILADRRKPLNIEHLDESKLKEKATEMWQWMMELEAEKFDLQEKLKRQKYDMNLLQTRINEQQKFAKGRGKSKMAGRLR, from the exons ATGTCGGACACAGAGgaagtggtggaggtggaggaagcagaggaggaggtgca GGAAGAAG CACCACCGCCTGAAGTGGAAG AGCCGCCTCCAGCTGTAGAAG AAGCACCTCCTGAAGTTGAAG AACCTCCTCCTGCAGTTGAAG AGGAGGAAG CCCCTGCTGAGGAAGCTG AACaagttgaag ATGTGGGGAAAACAAAACCAAA GGGATTTATGCCAAACATTGCACCTCCTAAGATTCCTGAGGGAGACCACAAAGTGGATTTTGAT GATCTCCACAGAAAGCGTCAGGAGAAGGACTTGACTGAGCTTCAGGCTCTGATTGAGGCCCATTTCGTCCAGAGGaagaaggatgaggaggagcTTCTCGCCCTCGTCAGCAGAATT gagaaacGTCGCGCAGAGAGGTCAGAGCAGCAAAGGATCCGTGcagaaaaggagaaggagaggcagGCTCGTCTCGCT gatgagaaggagaggagggagatggaggagcaGCGCAAGAAGCAAGATGAGGATGCCAAGAAGAAGAAGGCCCTCACCAACCTCACCTCACAGCACGGAGGCCTGCAGCAGAAG CAAACTGAGGGTCGCAAAGGGGCTAAGaagcagacagagagggagaagaagaagaagatccTGGCTGACAGAAGGAAGCCTCTCAACATCGAACACCTGGACGAAAGCAAACTCAA AGAGAAGGCCACGGAGATGTGGCAGTGGATGATGGAGCTGGAGGCTGAGAAGTTCGACCTCCAGGAAAAACTGAAGCGACAGAAATATGAC ATGAATTTACTGCAGACCCGTATCAATGAACAACAGAAGTT TGCAAAAGGTCGCGGAAAGAGCAAGATGGCTGGGCGCCTGAGGTGA
- the tnnt2e gene encoding troponin T2e, cardiac isoform X16 has product MSDTEEVVEVEEAEEEVQEEAPPPEVEEPPPAVEEAPPEVEEPPPAVEEPPPAEEAPAEEAEQVEDVGKTKPKGFMPNIAPPKIPEGDHKVDFDDLHRKRQEKDLTELQALIEAHFVQRKKDEEELLALVSRIEKRRAERSEQQRIRAEKEKERQARLADEKERREMEEQRKKQDEDAKKKKALTNLTSQHGGLQQKQTEGRKGAKKQTEREKKKKILADRRKPLNIEHLDESKLKEKATEMWQWMMELEAEKFDLQEKLKRQKYDMNLLQTRINEQQKFAKGRGKSKMAGRLR; this is encoded by the exons ATGTCGGACACAGAGgaagtggtggaggtggaggaagcagaggaggaggtgca GGAAGAAG CACCACCGCCTGAAGTGGAAG AGCCGCCTCCAGCTGTAGAAG AAGCACCTCCTGAAGTTGAAG AACCTCCTCCTGCAGTTGAAG AGCCACCTCCAGCAGAGGAAG CCCCTGCTGAGGAAGCTG AACaagttgaag ATGTGGGGAAAACAAAACCAAA GGGATTTATGCCAAACATTGCACCTCCTAAGATTCCTGAGGGAGACCACAAAGTGGATTTTGAT GATCTCCACAGAAAGCGTCAGGAGAAGGACTTGACTGAGCTTCAGGCTCTGATTGAGGCCCATTTCGTCCAGAGGaagaaggatgaggaggagcTTCTCGCCCTCGTCAGCAGAATT gagaaacGTCGCGCAGAGAGGTCAGAGCAGCAAAGGATCCGTGcagaaaaggagaaggagaggcagGCTCGTCTCGCT gatgagaaggagaggagggagatggaggagcaGCGCAAGAAGCAAGATGAGGATGCCAAGAAGAAGAAGGCCCTCACCAACCTCACCTCACAGCACGGAGGCCTGCAGCAGAAG CAAACTGAGGGTCGCAAAGGGGCTAAGaagcagacagagagggagaagaagaagaagatccTGGCTGACAGAAGGAAGCCTCTCAACATCGAACACCTGGACGAAAGCAAACTCAA AGAGAAGGCCACGGAGATGTGGCAGTGGATGATGGAGCTGGAGGCTGAGAAGTTCGACCTCCAGGAAAAACTGAAGCGACAGAAATATGAC ATGAATTTACTGCAGACCCGTATCAATGAACAACAGAAGTT TGCAAAAGGTCGCGGAAAGAGCAAGATGGCTGGGCGCCTGAGGTGA
- the tnnt2e gene encoding troponin T2e, cardiac isoform X11 — translation MSDTEEVVEVEEAEEEVQEEAPPPEVEVSPPAEEEPPPAVEEAPPEVEEPPPAVEEPPPAEEEEEAPAEEAEQVEDVGKTKPKGFMPNIAPPKIPEGDHKVDFDDLHRKRQEKDLTELQALIEAHFVQRKKDEEELLALVSRIEKRRAERSEQQRIRAEKEKERQARLADEKERREMEEQRKKQDEDAKKKKALTNLTSQHGGLQQKQTEGRKGAKKQTEREKKKKILADRRKPLNIEHLDESKLKEKATEMWQWMMELEAEKFDLQEKLKRQKYDMNLLQTRINEQQKFAKGRGKSKMAGRLR, via the exons ATGTCGGACACAGAGgaagtggtggaggtggaggaagcagaggaggaggtgca GGAAGAAG CACCACCGCCTGAAGTGGAAG TGTCGCCCCCTGCTGAAGAAG AGCCGCCTCCAGCTGTAGAAG AAGCACCTCCTGAAGTTGAAG AACCTCCTCCTGCAGTTGAAG AGCCACCTCCAGCAGAGGAAG AGGAGGAAG CCCCTGCTGAGGAAGCTG AACaagttgaag ATGTGGGGAAAACAAAACCAAA GGGATTTATGCCAAACATTGCACCTCCTAAGATTCCTGAGGGAGACCACAAAGTGGATTTTGAT GATCTCCACAGAAAGCGTCAGGAGAAGGACTTGACTGAGCTTCAGGCTCTGATTGAGGCCCATTTCGTCCAGAGGaagaaggatgaggaggagcTTCTCGCCCTCGTCAGCAGAATT gagaaacGTCGCGCAGAGAGGTCAGAGCAGCAAAGGATCCGTGcagaaaaggagaaggagaggcagGCTCGTCTCGCT gatgagaaggagaggagggagatggaggagcaGCGCAAGAAGCAAGATGAGGATGCCAAGAAGAAGAAGGCCCTCACCAACCTCACCTCACAGCACGGAGGCCTGCAGCAGAAG CAAACTGAGGGTCGCAAAGGGGCTAAGaagcagacagagagggagaagaagaagaagatccTGGCTGACAGAAGGAAGCCTCTCAACATCGAACACCTGGACGAAAGCAAACTCAA AGAGAAGGCCACGGAGATGTGGCAGTGGATGATGGAGCTGGAGGCTGAGAAGTTCGACCTCCAGGAAAAACTGAAGCGACAGAAATATGAC ATGAATTTACTGCAGACCCGTATCAATGAACAACAGAAGTT TGCAAAAGGTCGCGGAAAGAGCAAGATGGCTGGGCGCCTGAGGTGA
- the tnnt2e gene encoding troponin T2e, cardiac isoform X15 produces the protein MSDTEEVVEVEEAEEEVQEEAPPPEVEVSPPAEEEPAPEVEEPPPAVEEAPPEVEEEEAPAEEAEQVEDVGKTKPKGFMPNIAPPKIPEGDHKVDFDDLHRKRQEKDLTELQALIEAHFVQRKKDEEELLALVSRIEKRRAERSEQQRIRAEKEKERQARLADEKERREMEEQRKKQDEDAKKKKALTNLTSQHGGLQQKQTEGRKGAKKQTEREKKKKILADRRKPLNIEHLDESKLKEKATEMWQWMMELEAEKFDLQEKLKRQKYDMNLLQTRINEQQKFAKGRGKSKMAGRLR, from the exons ATGTCGGACACAGAGgaagtggtggaggtggaggaagcagaggaggaggtgca GGAAGAAG CACCACCGCCTGAAGTGGAAG TGTCGCCCCCTGCTGAAGAAG AGCCCGCTCCTGAAGTAGAAG AGCCGCCTCCAGCTGTAGAAG AAGCACCTCCTGAAGTTGAAG AGGAGGAAG CCCCTGCTGAGGAAGCTG AACaagttgaag ATGTGGGGAAAACAAAACCAAA GGGATTTATGCCAAACATTGCACCTCCTAAGATTCCTGAGGGAGACCACAAAGTGGATTTTGAT GATCTCCACAGAAAGCGTCAGGAGAAGGACTTGACTGAGCTTCAGGCTCTGATTGAGGCCCATTTCGTCCAGAGGaagaaggatgaggaggagcTTCTCGCCCTCGTCAGCAGAATT gagaaacGTCGCGCAGAGAGGTCAGAGCAGCAAAGGATCCGTGcagaaaaggagaaggagaggcagGCTCGTCTCGCT gatgagaaggagaggagggagatggaggagcaGCGCAAGAAGCAAGATGAGGATGCCAAGAAGAAGAAGGCCCTCACCAACCTCACCTCACAGCACGGAGGCCTGCAGCAGAAG CAAACTGAGGGTCGCAAAGGGGCTAAGaagcagacagagagggagaagaagaagaagatccTGGCTGACAGAAGGAAGCCTCTCAACATCGAACACCTGGACGAAAGCAAACTCAA AGAGAAGGCCACGGAGATGTGGCAGTGGATGATGGAGCTGGAGGCTGAGAAGTTCGACCTCCAGGAAAAACTGAAGCGACAGAAATATGAC ATGAATTTACTGCAGACCCGTATCAATGAACAACAGAAGTT TGCAAAAGGTCGCGGAAAGAGCAAGATGGCTGGGCGCCTGAGGTGA
- the tnnt2e gene encoding troponin T2e, cardiac isoform X19 translates to MSDTEEVVEVEEAEEEVQEEAPPPEVEVSPPAEEEPPPAVEEAPPEVEEEEAPAEEAEQVEDVGKTKPKGFMPNIAPPKIPEGDHKVDFDDLHRKRQEKDLTELQALIEAHFVQRKKDEEELLALVSRIEKRRAERSEQQRIRAEKEKERQARLADEKERREMEEQRKKQDEDAKKKKALTNLTSQHGGLQQKQTEGRKGAKKQTEREKKKKILADRRKPLNIEHLDESKLKEKATEMWQWMMELEAEKFDLQEKLKRQKYDMNLLQTRINEQQKFAKGRGKSKMAGRLR, encoded by the exons ATGTCGGACACAGAGgaagtggtggaggtggaggaagcagaggaggaggtgca GGAAGAAG CACCACCGCCTGAAGTGGAAG TGTCGCCCCCTGCTGAAGAAG AGCCGCCTCCAGCTGTAGAAG AAGCACCTCCTGAAGTTGAAG AGGAGGAAG CCCCTGCTGAGGAAGCTG AACaagttgaag ATGTGGGGAAAACAAAACCAAA GGGATTTATGCCAAACATTGCACCTCCTAAGATTCCTGAGGGAGACCACAAAGTGGATTTTGAT GATCTCCACAGAAAGCGTCAGGAGAAGGACTTGACTGAGCTTCAGGCTCTGATTGAGGCCCATTTCGTCCAGAGGaagaaggatgaggaggagcTTCTCGCCCTCGTCAGCAGAATT gagaaacGTCGCGCAGAGAGGTCAGAGCAGCAAAGGATCCGTGcagaaaaggagaaggagaggcagGCTCGTCTCGCT gatgagaaggagaggagggagatggaggagcaGCGCAAGAAGCAAGATGAGGATGCCAAGAAGAAGAAGGCCCTCACCAACCTCACCTCACAGCACGGAGGCCTGCAGCAGAAG CAAACTGAGGGTCGCAAAGGGGCTAAGaagcagacagagagggagaagaagaagaagatccTGGCTGACAGAAGGAAGCCTCTCAACATCGAACACCTGGACGAAAGCAAACTCAA AGAGAAGGCCACGGAGATGTGGCAGTGGATGATGGAGCTGGAGGCTGAGAAGTTCGACCTCCAGGAAAAACTGAAGCGACAGAAATATGAC ATGAATTTACTGCAGACCCGTATCAATGAACAACAGAAGTT TGCAAAAGGTCGCGGAAAGAGCAAGATGGCTGGGCGCCTGAGGTGA